In Candidatus Polarisedimenticolia bacterium, the genomic stretch CAGCGGGTTCCCCAGGGCCCAGGTCTCCTGGCCCAGAAGCGCTTTCTCCGAGTCGCCCCAGCTGAGGGGAGGCACCTTGCCGGCGTCGATTCGGAGGACTGCCAGGTCGCTGGCTTCATCCAATCCGACGAGCTTGGCGGAATATCCCTCCCCCGTGGAGGTCTCGACGCTCAGCTCCGCGGACTGACCGTCCGGCGCCGCAACGTGGGCGTTCGTGACGATCGATCCGTCGGCGTCGATGGCGAATCCCGAGCCGGCGAAGCGCGCCTCGTCCTTGACGATCTCGAGATAGCCGTGCCCGTCCTCGTCCTGCTCCGGAGTGCGCAGGTCCTGCTTCACCTTCGCCCGAATGCGCACGACGGAGCGCGAAGCCTGATGGATGGCGGCCTGGATCTCTTCCAGCGTGAAGGTCTCGGTCGCGCGCACGAACCCGCGCGTGTAGCGTTGGGGGCTCAGGCTAGGCAGCGGAGAACCGTCCCTGACGCAGAAGCGACTGGTCCCCTTGTTCTGATGGCCGCAGACCGGGCAATACAAGAAGGAAGGGGTGGCAACCGGGGCCGGCGCGGCGCCTTCCTGTGCCGACCCTCCTGAAAGAGCGAGCAGCAGGCACAGCGCCACGAGAAGAGCGCGGACCGGAGAACCGGTTCGCATGGTCAGTTTGCCGGAGCGGCTGCGATGCCGAAAAGACTCCCGCGAGCTTGTGGGGGCAGCCGAGGGAGAAAATGATCTGAGGGAATCGGGAGATACGCACAGAGGCCGCGGGAAGTGATGGCCATGGCTCACCTTTAAAGTGACATCTGTGATGGATCGAGAGTGGGCGTATTCTACCTTCCCGACGCACCCTGTCAACGCCTTTGCCACTTTGAAGAAACAGGCCCATGTCGAACTCGAGACGGCGCCGGGATCATGTCCCGGTCCTCGAGCACTTGCTTCGGTCGGCTTCAAGGAAATAGCGACCGCGCAATACCCGTCCGTGAAGAAATCCATCGAGATCCTCGTGCAGGAAGAAAGCCGCCCCGCTACCCCCTCCTCGCCCCCTGGGATCCCCCTAAGGACGAATCCGGTTTTTTGGGTAGACTCGGCGAGATTCCTGTTTCATAATCCCCCGCCGTGAGTTCAGACATGTTCACTCATCGACGTCCCTTGTGCCGGGCCGCCTGCGTGCTGGTGCTGTTTGCCATGACCGCAGACCTTCGGGCATTCGCAGCCGGCTGCGCCCCCGCCGGCTGGCAGGAGAGCGCCGCGGAGCCGCTGGGAATCTGCCACAAGGTCCTGCGCGGGCAGACTTTGTACTCGATCTCCCGCGCCTACCAGATCGATCTCGATACCATGGCCGACATCAACAGGATCCAGGATCCCGGCCGGATCGAGGCGGGCCGCCTCCTGTTTATCCCGGGCGCCACGGCGCCCCTCGATGTTTCGCCGACCCTCCTCACCCCGCTGCTGAGCTGGCCCCTCGACGGACAGATCACATCCGCCTTCGGCGTCGAGGGTGGACGCCCGCACCACGAAGGAATCGACATCGACGGAGTGAAGGGGGAATTGATCCGGGCCGCGGCGGCCGGGAAAGTGGTCTGGGCCGGGACCGAGCGCGGCTACGGCAACATGGTGGTGCTGGACCATGGGGGCGGGCTGAGCACCGTCTATGCCCACGCCGAGAGGCTCCTCGTGGGCTCCGAGCAATGGGTCTCGGCGGGAGAGCCGGTGGCCCAGGTCGGCGACACGGGCAATGCCCGCGGCGCCCATCTCCACTTCGAGGTCCGTCGGGACGGCAGGCCGCTCAATCCGATGCCGCTTCTGGGCGGCAGCGTGGCCCACACCTCGGCGGGGGGGCATTGAAGACCAGCCTCAGCGTCATCGTCCCCTGCTTCAACGAAGAAAAAAACCTGCCCCTCCTGGTGAACCGGATCAATCAGTCCGTGGGACAGGCCGGCATCCCGGCCGAGATCGTCCTGGTAAACGACGGCAGCCGGGACGCCACCGGCAGCGTGATCGACCGGCTCGCGAAGCAGTTCGACAATGTCCGGCCCGTGCATCACCCGGTGAACCAGGGGATCGTGGGCGGGTGGAGGTCGGGACTGAAGGCTTCGACCGGCGCCTGGGTTCTCACCACCGACGCCGACTTGCAGTACGCGCCCGAAGACATTCCGGTGCTGTATCGCGCGATGGAGGAGGGGGGCTGGGACCTGGTGCAGGGTTGGCGCAAGGACCGCGAGGACAAGAGCCGGGTGCGCGAGATCTTGAGCGTCGGGCTGTCACGCATGCTGCAGTGGATTTTCTCGATGAAGCTGGAGGACGTGAAGTCGGGCTTCATCCTGTATCGCAAGGAAGTGTTCGCCGACATCCTCGACTTCCGCCAGTCCTACTTCTCGTTCCAGAGCCTGATCACTGTCGCGGCCCACTTCAAGGGATACCGCATCCGCCAGGTGCCGATTACTTTCTTCCGGCGGCATGCGGGCGAGTCGTTCATCCAGCGGCCGCTATGGTTCTCCCTGAAGGCCGCAACCGACCTCCCCAAGGCGTTCTACGAATACCGGATCCAGAAGCGCCGGTGACACCCATCCTCAAGGAGCAAGCCTGATGTGCGGCATCGCGGGATTCTGGGGCAAGGGCGACATCGAGACCGCCACCGAGATCCTCTATCACCGGGGGCCCGACGCCTCGGGGACGGTCAGCCTGGGGCCGGTCTCCCTCGGGAACCGGCGGCTCAAGGTCATCGATCTCAAGACCGGGCAGCAGCCGATGTCCAACGAGGACGGCACCATCACCCTCGTCTTCAACGGCATGATCTTCAACTACCGCGAGCTGCGGCGCGAGCTGGAGGGGAAGCACCAGTTCCGCTCCCACTCCGACACCGAGGTCATCGTCCATGCCTTCGAGGAGTGGGGCGAGAAGTGCCTGGACCGCTTCATCGGCATGTTCGCCATCGCCCTGTGGGACGGCAAGCGCCTTTTCCTGGCGCGCGACCGCATGGGGGAGAAGCCCCTTTACTACACGACGGCCCGGAAGGATCTGCGCTTCGCCTTCGCCTCGGAGATCAAGAGCCTCCTGACGCTCGTGGACGCGGAGCCCGAGCTGGGAGAGGAGTTCGGGGAGTTCGAGACCTCGGTGGGCGACGCGACCTTGTTTCGCGGCATCCAGACCCTGCCTCCGGGCTGCTTCCTCTGGTTCGACGGGCGCCGGGCGAAGGTGACGCGCTATTGGGACATCCCCTCGTTCGACGGTCCCTACCGCAAGGAAGATGACTACGTCGAGGAGCTGCGGGCCCTGCTCCAGGATGCGGTCCGCCTGCGACTGCGCAGCGACGTGCCCGTCGGCGTGTTCCTCTCGGGGGGCCTCGACTCCTCAATCATCGCCTGCCTGGCCAAGCCCGACGTGGTGTTCACCTGCCGCTACCCGTACGGGCCGCGCTACGACGAGTTCGAGCACGCGCGGACGGTGGCACGTCACGTCTCCGCACGACACCTGGTGATTCAGCCCACGGCGGCCGATTTCAAGCGCGACTACCCGCGCATCCTGTGGCACCTCGACCAGCCGATCGCCACCGCCTCCTCGATTGGAGAGTTCTCGCTGGCGCGGCTCGCAAGCCGGCACGTCAAGGTGGTTCTGGGCGGTCAGGGGGCCGACGAATGCTTC encodes the following:
- a CDS encoding LysM peptidoglycan-binding domain-containing M23 family metallopeptidase; its protein translation is MFTHRRPLCRAACVLVLFAMTADLRAFAAGCAPAGWQESAAEPLGICHKVLRGQTLYSISRAYQIDLDTMADINRIQDPGRIEAGRLLFIPGATAPLDVSPTLLTPLLSWPLDGQITSAFGVEGGRPHHEGIDIDGVKGELIRAAAAGKVVWAGTERGYGNMVVLDHGGGLSTVYAHAERLLVGSEQWVSAGEPVAQVGDTGNARGAHLHFEVRRDGRPLNPMPLLGGSVAHTSAGGH
- a CDS encoding trypsin-like peptidase domain-containing protein; this translates as MRTGSPVRALLVALCLLLALSGGSAQEGAAPAPVATPSFLYCPVCGHQNKGTSRFCVRDGSPLPSLSPQRYTRGFVRATETFTLEEIQAAIHQASRSVVRIRAKVKQDLRTPEQDEDGHGYLEIVKDEARFAGSGFAIDADGSIVTNAHVAAPDGQSAELSVETSTGEGYSAKLVGLDEASDLAVLRIDAGKVPPLSWGDSEKALLGQETWALGNPL
- a CDS encoding glycosyltransferase family 2 protein, with protein sequence MKTSLSVIVPCFNEEKNLPLLVNRINQSVGQAGIPAEIVLVNDGSRDATGSVIDRLAKQFDNVRPVHHPVNQGIVGGWRSGLKASTGAWVLTTDADLQYAPEDIPVLYRAMEEGGWDLVQGWRKDREDKSRVREILSVGLSRMLQWIFSMKLEDVKSGFILYRKEVFADILDFRQSYFSFQSLITVAAHFKGYRIRQVPITFFRRHAGESFIQRPLWFSLKAATDLPKAFYEYRIQKRR
- the asnB gene encoding asparagine synthase (glutamine-hydrolyzing), whose product is MCGIAGFWGKGDIETATEILYHRGPDASGTVSLGPVSLGNRRLKVIDLKTGQQPMSNEDGTITLVFNGMIFNYRELRRELEGKHQFRSHSDTEVIVHAFEEWGEKCLDRFIGMFAIALWDGKRLFLARDRMGEKPLYYTTARKDLRFAFASEIKSLLTLVDAEPELGEEFGEFETSVGDATLFRGIQTLPPGCFLWFDGRRAKVTRYWDIPSFDGPYRKEDDYVEELRALLQDAVRLRLRSDVPVGVFLSGGLDSSIIACLAKPDVVFTCRYPYGPRYDEFEHARTVARHVSARHLVIQPTAADFKRDYPRILWHLDQPIATASSIGEFSLARLASRHVKVVLGGQGADECFGGYVRYLLMSLEQRLGTHEELRHYAPLARYFWREDMFQDYAVRYYRLVRRGGSEGSPGLERVREAFGRHASLVDQMGRTDIELSLPSLITMNDRAAAAWGLENRTPFLDHRIVELAFRIPPELKIRDLQQKVILRKAARGLVPDSVIDRKDKKGLIVPIQLWLSKELAPWVRSMTGSLKRRPLYRQLSKRGATRGEFDRRLYTLLSLELWYRNVVSVPRKKRSAVGDHLRFRGPAPGSGARGMMRRSSGDRSLAALVPQA